From the Streptomyces sp. NBC_01216 genome, the window AAAGGAGCCAGGCTGTGACCCTGAGGATCGCTGTCTGTGTGAAGTACGTACCCGACGCCACGGGCGACCGGGGTTTCGCCGACGACCTGACCGTCGACCGCGACGAGGTCGACGGCCTCCTCTCGGAGCTGGACGAGTACGCCGTCGAGCAGGCCCTGCAGATCTCCGAGGAGTCCGACGACGCCGAGGTCACCGTCCTGACGGTCGGCCCGGACGACGCCAAGGACGCCCTGCGCAAGGCGCTCTCGATGGGCGCCGACAAGGCCGTTCACGTCAACGACGAGGACATCCACGGCTCCGACGTCATCGGCACCTCGGCGATCCTCGCCAAGGCGCTCGAGAAGACCGGCTTCGACCTGGTCGTGTGCGGCATGGCGTCGACGGACGGCACCATGGGCGTGCTGCCCGCGCTGCTCGCCGAGCGCCTGGGCCTGCCCCAGATGACGCTCCTGTCGGAGCTGTCCGTGGCGGACGGCCTGGTCAAGGGCCGCCGGGACGGCGACGCCGCGACCGAGCAGGTGGAAGCCCCGCTGCCGGCCGTGGTGTCCGTCACCGACCAGTCCGGCGAGGCCCGGTACCCCTCCTTCAAGGGGATCATGGCCGCCAAGAAGAAGCCGGTCGAGGAGCTGGACCTGGACGACCTGGGCATCGACGCCGACGAGGTCGGCCTGGCCGGGTCCTGGACCCTGGTCGACTCGGCCGCGGCCCGCCCGGCCCGTACCGCGGGCACCATCGTCACGGACGAGGGCGACGGCGGCAAGCAGCTCGCCGCGTTCCTGGCCGCGCAGAAGTTCATCTGACCGTCACCGCTCACCGTTTCAGGAGCAATGAATCATGGCTGAGATCCTGGTTCTCGTGGACCACGCCGACGGTGCGGTCCGCAAGCCGGCCCTCGAACTGCTGACCCTGGCCCGCCGGATCGGCGAGCCCACGGCCGTCGTGCTGGGCGCCGGCGAAGCCGCGGCCGCTGTCGCGGCCAAGGCCGCCGAATACGGCGCGTCCACCGTG encodes:
- a CDS encoding electron transfer flavoprotein subunit beta/FixA family protein, yielding MTLRIAVCVKYVPDATGDRGFADDLTVDRDEVDGLLSELDEYAVEQALQISEESDDAEVTVLTVGPDDAKDALRKALSMGADKAVHVNDEDIHGSDVIGTSAILAKALEKTGFDLVVCGMASTDGTMGVLPALLAERLGLPQMTLLSELSVADGLVKGRRDGDAATEQVEAPLPAVVSVTDQSGEARYPSFKGIMAAKKKPVEELDLDDLGIDADEVGLAGSWTLVDSAAARPARTAGTIVTDEGDGGKQLAAFLAAQKFI